A stretch of the Porifericola rhodea genome encodes the following:
- a CDS encoding NAD(P)-dependent oxidoreductase has protein sequence MAKILVSYRLPEAGLQSLAEQHTLITPDQLKFSRDEIMERIVDCDALLAASLKVDQEMIERGTNLKIIANYGAGVDKIDVAFAKEKGIVVTNTPTAVTEATAELAFGLMHSLLRRITECDRHLRSDPDFYWGMMRQHIGHSLYGKTLGIVGLGKIGRALARRALAARMQVIYHNRTPIFNKFEQESGARYTSLDELLQQSDIVSLHTPLTDSTHHMIGAHQLSIMKESAFLINTARGAVVDESALLTYLQEGKIAGAALDVFEQEPKFSEAFKAMDNVVLTPHIGTETIESRTEMTHEAVANLMYFFERGKGLNIV, from the coding sequence ATGGCAAAAATTCTTGTGTCTTACCGTTTGCCGGAGGCGGGTTTGCAATCTCTGGCTGAGCAGCATACGCTCATTACTCCAGATCAGCTAAAGTTTAGTCGCGATGAAATTATGGAGCGAATAGTAGATTGTGACGCCCTGCTGGCGGCCAGCCTCAAAGTAGATCAGGAGATGATTGAGCGTGGAACAAATTTGAAAATCATTGCCAACTACGGAGCAGGTGTTGATAAAATTGATGTGGCTTTCGCGAAGGAAAAAGGAATTGTAGTTACTAACACACCTACAGCAGTTACTGAAGCTACGGCAGAGCTTGCTTTTGGCCTGATGCATAGCCTGCTCAGGAGGATCACAGAGTGTGACCGACACCTGCGCAGCGATCCTGACTTCTACTGGGGCATGATGCGTCAGCACATAGGACATAGCCTGTATGGTAAAACTTTGGGTATTGTAGGGCTGGGAAAAATCGGCAGAGCCCTGGCTCGTCGCGCATTGGCTGCTCGTATGCAGGTAATCTACCATAACAGAACGCCTATCTTCAATAAATTTGAGCAGGAAAGTGGCGCGCGCTACACCTCCTTGGATGAGCTACTTCAACAGTCAGATATTGTCTCATTGCATACACCTCTTACAGATTCTACCCACCATATGATTGGGGCGCATCAACTAAGCATTATGAAAGAAAGTGCTTTTCTGATTAACACTGCGAGAGGAGCCGTAGTAGACGAGTCTGCTCTGCTTACTTATCTGCAGGAAGGAAAAATAGCAGGGGCTGCCCTGGATGTGTTTGAGCAGGAACCCAAATTTTCAGAAGCTTTCAAAGCGATGGATAATGTAGTGCTTACCCCACATATTGGTACTGAAACTATAGAGTCCAGAACGGAAATGACTCATGAGGCAGTAGCCAACCTTATGTACTTCTTTGAAAGAGGTAAG